One segment of Heterodontus francisci isolate sHetFra1 chromosome 26, sHetFra1.hap1, whole genome shotgun sequence DNA contains the following:
- the mbtd1 gene encoding MBT domain-containing protein 1 isoform X4, whose translation MENTRDLTEHSPRSERKRRDSFGMFDGYDSCSEDSSSSSSSDESEEEVTSIPASLPLIKTNGQVYTYPDGKSGMATCEMCGMVGVRDAFYSKTKRFCSVSCSRSYSSNSKKASILARLQGKPPTKKAKVLQKQPLVAKLAAYAQYQASLQQNQTKSKAAVTVEGFDWGQYVWSNKFTGAPVSCFKHVPMGTHWGDIAEGVRVEVPNTDCNLPTKVFWIAGIIKLAGYKALLRYEGFDNDSSLDFWCNLCGSDVHPVGWCATSGKPLVTPRTIQHKYTNWKAFLVKRLTGAKTLPPDFCSKVVESMQYPFKTAMRVEVVDKTHLCRTRIAVVESIVGGRLRLIYEECDDGTDDFWCHMLSPLIHPIGWSRSIGHRFKRTDGSKKQEGQCDAAPQLFAKVKDVDQSGEWFQEGMKLEAIDPLNLSAICVATVRKVLAEGYLMIGIDGSEAADGSDWFCYHSTSPSIFPVGFCEINKIELTPPRGYSKIPFKWFDYLREAGSVAAPVKLFNKEVPNHGFRVGMKLEAVDLMEPRLVCVATVTRIVHRLLRIHFDGWEDEYDQWVDCESPDLYPVGWCELTGYQLQPPASQSSRENQTNIMKKKKAKSSQYKGHKKM comes from the exons ACTGAGCACTCACCACGGTCAGAGAGGAAGAGGAGGGACtcatttggaatgtttgacggctaTGACAGCTGCAGTGAGGACAGCAGCAGCAGCTCAAGCTCTGATGAGAGTGAAGAGGAAGTTACCTCAATACCAGCTAGTCTCCCACTTATCAAAACCAATGGACAAGTCTACACGTACCCAGATGGCAAATCTGGAATGG CCACCTGTGAGATGTGTGGGATGGTCGGAGTGAGAGATGCTTTTTATTCCAAGACCAAGCGATTCTGCAGTGTTTCCTGCTCCAGAAGCTACTCCTCCAACTCAAAAAAAGCCAGCATTTTAGCTAGACTTCAG GGAAAACCTCCAACAAAGAAGGCAAAAGTTTTACAGAAACAGCCTTTAGTGGCGAAACTAGCAGCTTACGCACAGTACCAGGCAAGCCTACAACAGAACCAAACCAAGAGTAAAGCAG CAGTCACTGTGGAAGGCTTTGACTGGGGTCAGTATGTTTGGAGCAATAAATTTACTGGGGCACCTGTAAGCTGCTTCAAACAC GTACCTATGGGGACTCACTGGGGAGACATTGCAGAGGGCGTCAGGGTGGAAGTTCCGAACACAGATTGCAACCTGCCTACCAAGGTCTTCTGGATTGCAGGCATCATAAAGTTAGCAG GTTACAAGGCTTTGCTCCGTTATGAAGGTTTTGACAATGACTCTAGTCTCGACTTCTGGTGCAATTTATGTGGTTCTGATGTCCATCCAGTTGGCTGGTGTGCAACTAGTGGCAAGCCTTTGGTTACTCCTCGCA CTATCCAACACAAATATACAAACTGGAAAGCTTTTCTAGTGAAAAGACTAACTGGTGCCAAGACCCTTCCACCTGATTTCTGCTCCAAG GTTGTTGAAAGCATGCAGTACCCTTTCAAAACTGCTATGCGTGTAGAAGTCGTCGATAAAACGCACCTCTGCCGAACAAGAATAGCAGTGGTTGAAAGCATAGTGGGCGGTCGTTTACGGCTCATCTATGAAGAGTGTGATGACGGGACAGATGACTTTTGGTGTCATATGCTGAGCCCCCTCATTCACCCTATTGGTTGGTCTCGAAGTATTGGACACAGATTCAAGCGAACAG ATGGTTCAAAGAAGCAGGAAGGACAGTGTGATGCTGCACCACAGTTATTTGCAAAG GTGAAGGATGTGGACCAGAGTGGAGAGTGGTTCCAGGAAGGGATGAAGCTGGAAGCAATCGACCCACTGAATCTCTCTGCGATTTGTGTGGCAACTGTCAGAAAA GTATTGGCTGAGGGCTACCTGATGATTGGCATCGATGGCTCGGAGGCAGCAGATGGCTCAGACTGGTTTTGCTACCACTCCACTTCCCCTTCAATCTTTCCCGTGGGGTTTTGTGAAATCAACAAGATTGAACTTACGCCCCCCAGAG GTTACTCCAAAATTCCTTTCAAATGGTTCGACTATCTTAGGGAGGCGGGATCTGTTGCAGCACCAGTCAAACTGTTCAACAAG GAAGTCCCAAACCATGGCTTCCGAGTGGGAATGAAACTGGAAGCCGTGGATCTAATGGAGCCACGCTTGGTGTGTGTAGCGACCGTTACCCGCATTGTCCATCGGCTCCTCAGGATCCACTTTGACGGCTGGGAGGATGAATATGACCAGTGGGTGGATTGTGAATCTCCTGATCTCTACCCTGTTGGCTGGTGCGAACTGACGGGCTACCAGCTTCAACCTCCAGCATCGCAGT CCTCAAGGGAGAATCAAACCAACATCATGAAGAAGAAGAAAGCCAAGTCCAGCCAGTACAAGGGGCACAAAAAAA
- the mbtd1 gene encoding MBT domain-containing protein 1 isoform X3: MENTRDLTEHSPRSERKRRDSFGMFDGYDSCSEDSSSSSSSDESEEEVTSIPASLPLIKTNGQVYTYPDGKSGMATCEMCGMVGVRDAFYSKTKRFCSVSCSRSYSSNSKKASILARLQGKPPTKKAKVLQKQPLVAKLAAYAQYQASLQQNQTKSKAAVTVEGFDWGQYVWSNKFTGAPVSCFKHVPMGTHWGDIAEGVRVEVPNTDCNLPTKVFWIAGIIKLAGYKALLRYEGFDNDSSLDFWCNLCGSDVHPVGWCATSGKPLVTPRTIQHKYTNWKAFLVKRLTGAKTLPPDFCSKVVESMQYPFKTAMRVEVVDKTHLCRTRIAVVESIVGGRLRLIYEECDDGTDDFWCHMLSPLIHPIGWSRSIGHRFKRTDGSKKQEGQCDAAPQLFAKVKDVDQSGEWFQEGMKLEAIDPLNLSAICVATVRKVLAEGYLMIGIDGSEAADGSDWFCYHSTSPSIFPVGFCEINKIELTPPRGYSKIPFKWFDYLREAGSVAAPVKLFNKEVPNHGFRVGMKLEAVDLMEPRLVCVATVTRIVHRLLRIHFDGWEDEYDQWVDCESPDLYPVGWCELTGYQLQPPASQSSRENQTNIMKKKKAKSSQYKGHKKSEEFQLLSLPQ, from the exons ACTGAGCACTCACCACGGTCAGAGAGGAAGAGGAGGGACtcatttggaatgtttgacggctaTGACAGCTGCAGTGAGGACAGCAGCAGCAGCTCAAGCTCTGATGAGAGTGAAGAGGAAGTTACCTCAATACCAGCTAGTCTCCCACTTATCAAAACCAATGGACAAGTCTACACGTACCCAGATGGCAAATCTGGAATGG CCACCTGTGAGATGTGTGGGATGGTCGGAGTGAGAGATGCTTTTTATTCCAAGACCAAGCGATTCTGCAGTGTTTCCTGCTCCAGAAGCTACTCCTCCAACTCAAAAAAAGCCAGCATTTTAGCTAGACTTCAG GGAAAACCTCCAACAAAGAAGGCAAAAGTTTTACAGAAACAGCCTTTAGTGGCGAAACTAGCAGCTTACGCACAGTACCAGGCAAGCCTACAACAGAACCAAACCAAGAGTAAAGCAG CAGTCACTGTGGAAGGCTTTGACTGGGGTCAGTATGTTTGGAGCAATAAATTTACTGGGGCACCTGTAAGCTGCTTCAAACAC GTACCTATGGGGACTCACTGGGGAGACATTGCAGAGGGCGTCAGGGTGGAAGTTCCGAACACAGATTGCAACCTGCCTACCAAGGTCTTCTGGATTGCAGGCATCATAAAGTTAGCAG GTTACAAGGCTTTGCTCCGTTATGAAGGTTTTGACAATGACTCTAGTCTCGACTTCTGGTGCAATTTATGTGGTTCTGATGTCCATCCAGTTGGCTGGTGTGCAACTAGTGGCAAGCCTTTGGTTACTCCTCGCA CTATCCAACACAAATATACAAACTGGAAAGCTTTTCTAGTGAAAAGACTAACTGGTGCCAAGACCCTTCCACCTGATTTCTGCTCCAAG GTTGTTGAAAGCATGCAGTACCCTTTCAAAACTGCTATGCGTGTAGAAGTCGTCGATAAAACGCACCTCTGCCGAACAAGAATAGCAGTGGTTGAAAGCATAGTGGGCGGTCGTTTACGGCTCATCTATGAAGAGTGTGATGACGGGACAGATGACTTTTGGTGTCATATGCTGAGCCCCCTCATTCACCCTATTGGTTGGTCTCGAAGTATTGGACACAGATTCAAGCGAACAG ATGGTTCAAAGAAGCAGGAAGGACAGTGTGATGCTGCACCACAGTTATTTGCAAAG GTGAAGGATGTGGACCAGAGTGGAGAGTGGTTCCAGGAAGGGATGAAGCTGGAAGCAATCGACCCACTGAATCTCTCTGCGATTTGTGTGGCAACTGTCAGAAAA GTATTGGCTGAGGGCTACCTGATGATTGGCATCGATGGCTCGGAGGCAGCAGATGGCTCAGACTGGTTTTGCTACCACTCCACTTCCCCTTCAATCTTTCCCGTGGGGTTTTGTGAAATCAACAAGATTGAACTTACGCCCCCCAGAG GTTACTCCAAAATTCCTTTCAAATGGTTCGACTATCTTAGGGAGGCGGGATCTGTTGCAGCACCAGTCAAACTGTTCAACAAG GAAGTCCCAAACCATGGCTTCCGAGTGGGAATGAAACTGGAAGCCGTGGATCTAATGGAGCCACGCTTGGTGTGTGTAGCGACCGTTACCCGCATTGTCCATCGGCTCCTCAGGATCCACTTTGACGGCTGGGAGGATGAATATGACCAGTGGGTGGATTGTGAATCTCCTGATCTCTACCCTGTTGGCTGGTGCGAACTGACGGGCTACCAGCTTCAACCTCCAGCATCGCAGT CCTCAAGGGAGAATCAAACCAACATCATGAAGAAGAAGAAAGCCAAGTCCAGCCAGTACAAGGGGCACAAAAAAA gtgaaGAATTCCAGCTTCTCTCCCTCCCACAGTAG
- the mbtd1 gene encoding MBT domain-containing protein 1 isoform X2 produces the protein MENTRDLTEHSPRSERKRRDSFGMFDGYDSCSEDSSSSSSSDESEEEVTSIPASLPLIKTNGQVYTYPDGKSGMATCEMCGMVGVRDAFYSKTKRFCSVSCSRSYSSNSKKASILARLQGKPPTKKAKVLQKQPLVAKLAAYAQYQASLQQNQTKSKAAVTVEGFDWGQYVWSNKFTGAPVSCFKHVPMGTHWGDIAEGVRVEVPNTDCNLPTKVFWIAGIIKLAGYKALLRYEGFDNDSSLDFWCNLCGSDVHPVGWCATSGKPLVTPRTIQHKYTNWKAFLVKRLTGAKTLPPDFCSKVVESMQYPFKTAMRVEVVDKTHLCRTRIAVVESIVGGRLRLIYEECDDGTDDFWCHMLSPLIHPIGWSRSIGHRFKRTDGSKKQEGQCDAAPQLFAKVKDVDQSGEWFQEGMKLEAIDPLNLSAICVATVRKVLAEGYLMIGIDGSEAADGSDWFCYHSTSPSIFPVGFCEINKIELTPPRGYSKIPFKWFDYLREAGSVAAPVKLFNKEVPNHGFRVGMKLEAVDLMEPRLVCVATVTRIVHRLLRIHFDGWEDEYDQWVDCESPDLYPVGWCELTGYQLQPPASQSSRENQTNIMKKKKAKSSQYKGHKKTSSSKHRDIIIW, from the exons ACTGAGCACTCACCACGGTCAGAGAGGAAGAGGAGGGACtcatttggaatgtttgacggctaTGACAGCTGCAGTGAGGACAGCAGCAGCAGCTCAAGCTCTGATGAGAGTGAAGAGGAAGTTACCTCAATACCAGCTAGTCTCCCACTTATCAAAACCAATGGACAAGTCTACACGTACCCAGATGGCAAATCTGGAATGG CCACCTGTGAGATGTGTGGGATGGTCGGAGTGAGAGATGCTTTTTATTCCAAGACCAAGCGATTCTGCAGTGTTTCCTGCTCCAGAAGCTACTCCTCCAACTCAAAAAAAGCCAGCATTTTAGCTAGACTTCAG GGAAAACCTCCAACAAAGAAGGCAAAAGTTTTACAGAAACAGCCTTTAGTGGCGAAACTAGCAGCTTACGCACAGTACCAGGCAAGCCTACAACAGAACCAAACCAAGAGTAAAGCAG CAGTCACTGTGGAAGGCTTTGACTGGGGTCAGTATGTTTGGAGCAATAAATTTACTGGGGCACCTGTAAGCTGCTTCAAACAC GTACCTATGGGGACTCACTGGGGAGACATTGCAGAGGGCGTCAGGGTGGAAGTTCCGAACACAGATTGCAACCTGCCTACCAAGGTCTTCTGGATTGCAGGCATCATAAAGTTAGCAG GTTACAAGGCTTTGCTCCGTTATGAAGGTTTTGACAATGACTCTAGTCTCGACTTCTGGTGCAATTTATGTGGTTCTGATGTCCATCCAGTTGGCTGGTGTGCAACTAGTGGCAAGCCTTTGGTTACTCCTCGCA CTATCCAACACAAATATACAAACTGGAAAGCTTTTCTAGTGAAAAGACTAACTGGTGCCAAGACCCTTCCACCTGATTTCTGCTCCAAG GTTGTTGAAAGCATGCAGTACCCTTTCAAAACTGCTATGCGTGTAGAAGTCGTCGATAAAACGCACCTCTGCCGAACAAGAATAGCAGTGGTTGAAAGCATAGTGGGCGGTCGTTTACGGCTCATCTATGAAGAGTGTGATGACGGGACAGATGACTTTTGGTGTCATATGCTGAGCCCCCTCATTCACCCTATTGGTTGGTCTCGAAGTATTGGACACAGATTCAAGCGAACAG ATGGTTCAAAGAAGCAGGAAGGACAGTGTGATGCTGCACCACAGTTATTTGCAAAG GTGAAGGATGTGGACCAGAGTGGAGAGTGGTTCCAGGAAGGGATGAAGCTGGAAGCAATCGACCCACTGAATCTCTCTGCGATTTGTGTGGCAACTGTCAGAAAA GTATTGGCTGAGGGCTACCTGATGATTGGCATCGATGGCTCGGAGGCAGCAGATGGCTCAGACTGGTTTTGCTACCACTCCACTTCCCCTTCAATCTTTCCCGTGGGGTTTTGTGAAATCAACAAGATTGAACTTACGCCCCCCAGAG GTTACTCCAAAATTCCTTTCAAATGGTTCGACTATCTTAGGGAGGCGGGATCTGTTGCAGCACCAGTCAAACTGTTCAACAAG GAAGTCCCAAACCATGGCTTCCGAGTGGGAATGAAACTGGAAGCCGTGGATCTAATGGAGCCACGCTTGGTGTGTGTAGCGACCGTTACCCGCATTGTCCATCGGCTCCTCAGGATCCACTTTGACGGCTGGGAGGATGAATATGACCAGTGGGTGGATTGTGAATCTCCTGATCTCTACCCTGTTGGCTGGTGCGAACTGACGGGCTACCAGCTTCAACCTCCAGCATCGCAGT CCTCAAGGGAGAATCAAACCAACATCATGAAGAAGAAGAAAGCCAAGTCCAGCCAGTACAAGGGGCACAAAAAAA
- the mbtd1 gene encoding MBT domain-containing protein 1 isoform X6: MENTRDLTEHSPRSERKRRDSFGMFDGYDSCSEDSSSSSSSDESEEEVTSIPASLPLIKTNGQVYTYPDGKSGMATCEMCGMVGVRDAFYSKTKRFCSVSCSRSYSSNSKKASILARLQGKPPTKKAKVLQKQPLVAKLAAYAQYQASLQQNQTKSKAAVTVEGFDWGQYVWSNKFTGAPVSCFKHVPMGTHWGDIAEGVRVEVPNTDCNLPTKVFWIAGIIKLAGYKALLRYEGFDNDSSLDFWCNLCGSDVHPVGWCATSGKPLVTPRTIQHKYTNWKAFLVKRLTGAKTLPPDFCSKVVESMQYPFKTAMRVEVVDKTHLCRTRIAVVESIVGGRLRLIYEECDDGTDDFWCHMLSPLIHPIGWSRSIGHRFKRTDGSKKQEGQCDAAPQLFAKVKDVDQSGEWFQEGMKLEAIDPLNLSAICVATVRKVLAEGYLMIGIDGSEAADGSDWFCYHSTSPSIFPVGFCEINKIELTPPRGYSKIPFKWFDYLREAGSVAAPVKLFNKPQGRIKPTS; encoded by the exons ACTGAGCACTCACCACGGTCAGAGAGGAAGAGGAGGGACtcatttggaatgtttgacggctaTGACAGCTGCAGTGAGGACAGCAGCAGCAGCTCAAGCTCTGATGAGAGTGAAGAGGAAGTTACCTCAATACCAGCTAGTCTCCCACTTATCAAAACCAATGGACAAGTCTACACGTACCCAGATGGCAAATCTGGAATGG CCACCTGTGAGATGTGTGGGATGGTCGGAGTGAGAGATGCTTTTTATTCCAAGACCAAGCGATTCTGCAGTGTTTCCTGCTCCAGAAGCTACTCCTCCAACTCAAAAAAAGCCAGCATTTTAGCTAGACTTCAG GGAAAACCTCCAACAAAGAAGGCAAAAGTTTTACAGAAACAGCCTTTAGTGGCGAAACTAGCAGCTTACGCACAGTACCAGGCAAGCCTACAACAGAACCAAACCAAGAGTAAAGCAG CAGTCACTGTGGAAGGCTTTGACTGGGGTCAGTATGTTTGGAGCAATAAATTTACTGGGGCACCTGTAAGCTGCTTCAAACAC GTACCTATGGGGACTCACTGGGGAGACATTGCAGAGGGCGTCAGGGTGGAAGTTCCGAACACAGATTGCAACCTGCCTACCAAGGTCTTCTGGATTGCAGGCATCATAAAGTTAGCAG GTTACAAGGCTTTGCTCCGTTATGAAGGTTTTGACAATGACTCTAGTCTCGACTTCTGGTGCAATTTATGTGGTTCTGATGTCCATCCAGTTGGCTGGTGTGCAACTAGTGGCAAGCCTTTGGTTACTCCTCGCA CTATCCAACACAAATATACAAACTGGAAAGCTTTTCTAGTGAAAAGACTAACTGGTGCCAAGACCCTTCCACCTGATTTCTGCTCCAAG GTTGTTGAAAGCATGCAGTACCCTTTCAAAACTGCTATGCGTGTAGAAGTCGTCGATAAAACGCACCTCTGCCGAACAAGAATAGCAGTGGTTGAAAGCATAGTGGGCGGTCGTTTACGGCTCATCTATGAAGAGTGTGATGACGGGACAGATGACTTTTGGTGTCATATGCTGAGCCCCCTCATTCACCCTATTGGTTGGTCTCGAAGTATTGGACACAGATTCAAGCGAACAG ATGGTTCAAAGAAGCAGGAAGGACAGTGTGATGCTGCACCACAGTTATTTGCAAAG GTGAAGGATGTGGACCAGAGTGGAGAGTGGTTCCAGGAAGGGATGAAGCTGGAAGCAATCGACCCACTGAATCTCTCTGCGATTTGTGTGGCAACTGTCAGAAAA GTATTGGCTGAGGGCTACCTGATGATTGGCATCGATGGCTCGGAGGCAGCAGATGGCTCAGACTGGTTTTGCTACCACTCCACTTCCCCTTCAATCTTTCCCGTGGGGTTTTGTGAAATCAACAAGATTGAACTTACGCCCCCCAGAG GTTACTCCAAAATTCCTTTCAAATGGTTCGACTATCTTAGGGAGGCGGGATCTGTTGCAGCACCAGTCAAACTGTTCAACAAG CCTCAAGGGAGAATCAAACCAACATCATGA